In the genome of Mesorhizobium shangrilense, one region contains:
- a CDS encoding SDR family NAD(P)-dependent oxidoreductase codes for MSIVIITGGSRGIGASTAIQCAKRGMGVILTYNGNPEAARNVVRAIEADGGKAIALKLDVGDSTTFLSFREAVHQTLSTTWDRTSFDFLVNNAGHGLYNPIATVTEDEFDGLFRVHLKGPFFLTQALLPLMADGGHIINVASSTSRVATAGVAPYASFKGGLEVLTRYMAKEFGDRRIRANSIAPGAIRTELGGGLNDVFEAQLAGQTALGRVGEPDDIGCMIACLLADDNRWINAQNIEVTGGYII; via the coding sequence ATGAGCATCGTCATCATCACCGGCGGCAGCCGAGGCATCGGCGCGAGCACTGCGATTCAGTGCGCCAAACGCGGCATGGGCGTCATCTTGACCTACAACGGCAATCCAGAGGCAGCCAGAAACGTCGTGCGAGCCATCGAGGCAGATGGTGGCAAGGCCATCGCACTGAAGCTCGACGTCGGCGACAGCACGACGTTCCTCTCGTTTCGCGAGGCGGTCCACCAGACTCTCTCCACGACCTGGGACCGCACAAGCTTCGACTTTCTCGTGAACAACGCCGGTCACGGTCTCTACAACCCCATCGCAACCGTGACCGAGGATGAGTTTGATGGCCTCTTCAGGGTGCATCTCAAGGGGCCGTTCTTCCTGACCCAGGCGCTGTTGCCGCTGATGGCCGATGGCGGACACATTATAAACGTGGCCAGTTCTACGAGCCGTGTCGCGACTGCCGGTGTCGCACCCTACGCATCTTTCAAGGGTGGGCTCGAAGTGCTGACGCGCTACATGGCCAAGGAATTCGGCGACCGTCGGATCCGAGCCAATTCCATCGCGCCGGGCGCCATCCGTACTGAACTTGGCGGGGGCCTCAACGACGTGTTCGAAGCCCAACTTGCCGGTCAGACCGCTCTAGGGCGGGTCGGGGAACCGGATGACATCGGCTGCATGATCGCCTGCCTGTTAGCCGACGACAACCGTTGGATCAATGCGCAGAACATCGAAGTGACCGGCGGTTACATAATCTAA